Proteins from a single region of Halococcus saccharolyticus DSM 5350:
- a CDS encoding SOS response-associated peptidase: MCGRYTIFTSPDTLEDRFGATARRSLEPRYNAAPGQKLPVITNDAPETISHLQWGLIPGWADDPSIGNRLINARAETVDEKRSFRAAYERRRCLVLADGFYEWTETDAGKQPYCVTLHDGGPFALAGLWERWQPPQKQTGLDEFGDGEPDTEADPVETFTIVTTEPNSVIEPLHDRMAVVLPPDGEQRWLAGEADGKELLEPYPAEEMRAYPVSTAVNNPANDSPTLVEEVDAPA; encoded by the coding sequence ATGTGCGGACGCTACACCATCTTCACGTCACCTGACACCCTCGAAGATCGATTCGGTGCAACCGCTAGACGGTCGCTGGAGCCACGATACAACGCCGCGCCCGGCCAGAAGCTACCAGTCATCACGAACGACGCACCCGAGACGATCTCGCACCTCCAGTGGGGACTGATTCCTGGATGGGCCGACGACCCGAGCATCGGGAACCGCCTCATCAACGCCCGTGCGGAGACTGTCGACGAAAAGCGGAGCTTTCGGGCTGCGTACGAGCGCCGGCGGTGTCTGGTGCTCGCCGATGGGTTCTACGAGTGGACCGAAACCGATGCGGGCAAACAGCCTTACTGCGTCACGCTCCACGACGGTGGACCGTTCGCGCTGGCAGGATTGTGGGAGCGTTGGCAACCGCCGCAGAAACAGACGGGCCTCGACGAGTTCGGTGACGGCGAACCCGACACCGAGGCCGACCCGGTCGAGACGTTCACGATCGTCACGACCGAACCCAATTCCGTGATCGAGCCACTCCACGACCGGATGGCAGTCGTACTCCCGCCCGACGGCGAGCAGCGGTGGCTCGCTGGCGAGGCCGACGGGAAGGAACTCCTCGAACCGTACCCGGCCGAGGAGATGCGCGCGTACCCGGTCTCGACCGCCGTGAACAACCCTGCGAACGATTCACCCACACTCGTCGAGGAAGTCGACGCTCCCGCCTGA
- a CDS encoding MarR family transcriptional regulator, with protein MPISADRLDEEATAVLELQEGTQPYRVLRFLAENDDSAFTQTEIHEALDIKRGSVGAVLSRLEDRGLVRHRGRYWAVAEDDRLASYAAQSGSSSASTTDDYYDED; from the coding sequence ATGCCGATCAGCGCCGACCGTCTCGACGAGGAGGCTACGGCGGTCCTCGAACTCCAGGAGGGCACCCAACCCTACCGAGTCCTCCGATTTCTCGCGGAGAACGACGACAGCGCGTTCACCCAGACCGAGATCCACGAGGCGTTGGACATCAAGCGCGGGAGCGTCGGTGCGGTGCTGTCCCGGCTCGAAGATCGCGGGCTCGTCCGGCACCGCGGTCGCTACTGGGCAGTGGCCGAAGACGACCGGCTCGCGTCCTACGCGGCGCAGTCGGGGTCGAGTTCGGCGTCCACGACTGACGACTACTACGACGAGGACTGA
- a CDS encoding cupin domain-containing protein, producing the protein MEKVAIDEVDVVNNPLGVHSVRKPVSGALGTDDFAMNYFELEPGESFSGGLHTHHDQEEVFYVQEGEATFEVGREREEVSVAAGEVIRFAPGEFQMGTNESDERTIGFALGAPKARHDFEEMESIVPCRECGEETAHELDLTEEGAFHLTCTECGTEFTMG; encoded by the coding sequence ATGGAGAAAGTCGCGATCGACGAGGTCGACGTCGTCAACAACCCGCTCGGGGTGCACTCAGTGCGCAAACCGGTCTCGGGGGCGCTCGGGACCGACGACTTCGCGATGAACTACTTCGAACTCGAACCCGGCGAGTCCTTTTCGGGCGGCCTCCACACCCACCACGATCAGGAGGAGGTCTTCTACGTCCAAGAGGGCGAGGCCACGTTCGAGGTGGGTCGCGAGCGCGAGGAAGTGTCGGTCGCGGCGGGCGAGGTCATCAGATTTGCCCCCGGTGAGTTCCAGATGGGGACCAACGAGTCCGACGAGCGCACGATAGGGTTCGCGCTCGGCGCGCCGAAGGCCCGCCACGACTTCGAGGAGATGGAGTCGATCGTTCCGTGTCGCGAGTGCGGCGAAGAGACCGCCCACGAACTCGACCTCACCGAGGAGGGGGCCTTCCACCTGACCTGCACGGAGTGTGGAACCGAGTTCACGATGGGATAA
- a CDS encoding DsbA family protein, whose amino-acid sequence MQIDRRAFLASAVAAGALAGCLGSGGETDAGSGGNESDAGSAGSAASTTAGEQAPETTATGPTTSDADPTATPSGSSADETEQATSGSSTNGTAAGTPPAASIDHPAVAALAGQPYRGPTPGTAPGLIVAFEDPSCHNCERFNTGTLPTLEAELVEPGEATYVYRNFPHAYQWGEPAMQALEATYARSESAFWELKTHYFATQGEFSESNVLDRTQAFLTSETDLDAAAVVADAEAKEFDAAFQRDVDAGESAGVVSTPTFYLFREGEFLTEIRGAQSYDVFAQALRG is encoded by the coding sequence ATGCAGATAGATCGGCGGGCGTTCCTCGCGAGCGCCGTGGCGGCCGGCGCGCTGGCTGGCTGTCTCGGCAGCGGTGGCGAAACCGACGCGGGCAGTGGCGGGAACGAAAGCGATGCTGGGAGCGCCGGTAGTGCGGCAAGTACGACGGCCGGCGAGCAAGCGCCAGAGACGACCGCAACGGGGCCGACAACTTCCGACGCCGATCCGACCGCGACACCGAGCGGATCGTCGGCAGATGAGACGGAACAAGCCACCAGTGGATCGTCAACGAACGGGACGGCGGCCGGAACGCCACCAGCCGCGAGCATCGACCATCCGGCGGTCGCGGCGCTCGCGGGCCAGCCGTACCGTGGCCCGACGCCCGGGACGGCCCCGGGGCTGATCGTCGCCTTCGAGGACCCGTCGTGTCACAACTGCGAACGCTTCAACACCGGCACCCTCCCGACGCTCGAAGCGGAACTCGTCGAGCCGGGCGAGGCGACCTACGTCTATCGGAACTTCCCGCACGCATATCAGTGGGGCGAGCCCGCGATGCAGGCGCTCGAAGCCACCTACGCGCGGAGCGAGTCGGCGTTCTGGGAGCTGAAGACCCACTACTTCGCAACGCAAGGAGAGTTCTCGGAGTCGAACGTCCTCGACCGGACCCAGGCGTTTCTCACGAGCGAGACGGACCTCGACGCCGCGGCAGTCGTCGCGGACGCCGAGGCCAAGGAGTTCGACGCAGCGTTCCAGCGCGACGTCGACGCCGGCGAGAGTGCCGGCGTGGTGAGCACGCCGACGTTCTACCTCTTCAGGGAGGGCGAGTTCCTGACCGAGATCCGGGGCGCACAGAGCTACGACGTGTTCGCCCAGGCATTGAGGGGCTGA
- a CDS encoding gamma carbonic anhydrase family protein, with translation MTGRYAFEGNEPAVDPAAHVSHGATLVGDVAVGAHASVWPGVVLRGDIAPVRVGEHSHVGDNAVLHASTAGDRVMIGHGAVLNDAVIEDGALVGFNTTVNSEVTVGAGSIVASGTTVPEGYDIPPESFVRGVPATVTPIAETTLDPEAIFEAHSSGAYTDLAERHDDLFS, from the coding sequence ATGACGGGTCGCTACGCGTTCGAGGGAAACGAGCCGGCTGTCGATCCCGCTGCCCACGTGAGCCACGGCGCGACCCTGGTCGGTGACGTCGCGGTCGGTGCGCACGCGAGCGTCTGGCCAGGTGTCGTCCTGCGCGGTGACATCGCACCGGTCCGCGTCGGCGAGCACTCACACGTCGGCGACAACGCGGTACTCCACGCCTCGACCGCGGGCGATCGGGTGATGATCGGCCACGGTGCGGTGCTCAACGACGCCGTCATCGAGGACGGCGCGCTCGTCGGGTTCAACACCACTGTGAACTCCGAGGTCACAGTCGGGGCCGGAAGCATCGTCGCGAGCGGAACCACCGTCCCGGAGGGGTACGACATCCCACCGGAGTCGTTCGTCCGCGGCGTCCCCGCGACTGTGACTCCGATCGCAGAAACCACGCTCGATCCCGAGGCGATCTTCGAGGCCCACTCCTCGGGAGCGTACACCGATCTCGCCGAACGCCACGACGACCTCTTCTCCTGA
- a CDS encoding NmrA family NAD(P)-binding protein, translated as MSTTTPGSTSRIRRRGGPTLADIDRLFLVRPPVVGVDPIQEFVDAAARVGVEHVVYLSVLGAEKNPFLPHRRIERRIESSGVAHTFLRASFFMQNLAEVHRRDIVEHDEILVPAGAGETSFVDARDIGAVAALALTEPGHTGRAYDLTGSGALAYDDVADVFSGVLDRRITYADPSVVAFVRRMRSRGTPLPFVVVMLGIYTTARLGFAARVTRDVETLLDREPIAMRQFVAEHADAFRE; from the coding sequence GTGTCGACGACTACACCAGGTTCGACTTCGCGCATCCGGAGACGTGGGGGGCCGACGCTGGCCGACATCGACCGCCTCTTTCTGGTTCGGCCGCCGGTGGTCGGGGTGGACCCCATCCAGGAGTTCGTCGACGCCGCCGCTCGCGTCGGTGTCGAGCACGTCGTCTACCTCTCGGTTCTCGGGGCGGAGAAGAACCCGTTCCTGCCCCATCGACGGATCGAGCGCCGTATCGAGTCCTCCGGGGTCGCACACACGTTCCTCCGCGCGTCGTTTTTCATGCAGAACCTCGCCGAGGTGCACCGACGCGACATCGTCGAACACGACGAAATCCTCGTTCCGGCGGGTGCGGGCGAGACGAGTTTCGTCGACGCGCGCGACATCGGGGCCGTGGCCGCGCTCGCGCTCACCGAACCAGGCCACACGGGTCGCGCCTACGATCTCACCGGTTCGGGAGCGCTCGCCTACGACGACGTGGCCGACGTGTTCTCCGGAGTTCTGGATCGTCGGATCACCTACGCCGATCCTTCAGTAGTCGCGTTCGTCCGCCGGATGCGATCGCGGGGAACACCGCTCCCGTTCGTCGTCGTCATGCTCGGGATCTACACGACCGCGAGGCTGGGGTTCGCGGCTCGAGTGACGCGGGACGTCGAAACCCTGCTCGATCGAGAGCCGATCGCTATGCGGCAGTTCGTCGCGGAGCACGCCGACGCGTTCCGCGAGTAG
- a CDS encoding Nif3-like dinuclear metal center hexameric protein — protein MNLSTFCGRLDERLRTDAYADLDASANGLQVGPDRPTGADPDIDHAAFAVDAAVETAERAVDTSADVLCVHHGLFWGEFERATGSTYDRLAPFFENDLALYVSHLPLDGHPEIGNAAGLADALDLRGRSAFGTLGPEHIGLRGRSPDGFAPDELRDRLATECDPGQGVQHLDFGPENIENVAIATGSAADWLDEAVAAGADAFVTGEGKQAVYHEAREAGIHVYLAGHYATETFGVRSLQSLAEEWGVETTFIDCPTGL, from the coding sequence GTGAACCTCTCGACGTTCTGCGGACGGCTCGACGAACGGCTCCGCACCGACGCCTACGCCGATCTCGACGCGAGCGCGAACGGACTCCAAGTCGGTCCCGACAGACCAACGGGGGCCGATCCCGACATCGATCACGCCGCGTTCGCGGTGGATGCGGCGGTCGAGACAGCCGAACGCGCCGTCGACACAAGCGCTGACGTGCTCTGTGTCCACCACGGGCTGTTCTGGGGCGAGTTCGAGCGCGCCACCGGCTCGACCTACGACCGACTCGCCCCGTTTTTCGAGAACGATCTCGCGCTCTACGTCTCGCATCTCCCGCTCGACGGCCATCCCGAGATCGGCAACGCCGCTGGCTTAGCCGACGCGCTCGATCTCCGTGGTCGGTCGGCGTTCGGCACGCTCGGTCCCGAACACATCGGCCTTCGGGGTCGATCGCCCGACGGGTTCGCGCCCGACGAACTCCGCGATCGACTCGCGACAGAATGCGATCCGGGGCAAGGAGTCCAGCACCTCGATTTCGGTCCCGAGAACATCGAAAACGTCGCGATCGCTACCGGGAGCGCGGCGGACTGGCTCGACGAAGCAGTCGCGGCCGGTGCGGACGCGTTCGTCACCGGCGAGGGCAAACAGGCGGTCTATCACGAGGCACGGGAGGCCGGGATCCACGTCTACCTCGCCGGTCACTACGCGACCGAGACGTTCGGCGTGCGGTCGTTGCAGTCGCTGGCCGAGGAATGGGGCGTCGAGACGACGTTCATCGACTGCCCCACGGGGCTCTGA
- a CDS encoding rhodanese-like domain-containing protein: MSTLERSAWGLVEEAERDIESISVDELETELAAGETTALDIRDIREVWIEGSIPDAEHAPRGMLEFWADPETEYYKEFFDPDRRYVLYCNEAGRSALAAKRLAEMGYTDVTHLKGGFTAWQEADGEIVDVPQKDYKDQ; this comes from the coding sequence ATGAGCACGCTCGAACGATCGGCGTGGGGGCTCGTCGAAGAGGCCGAGCGCGACATCGAATCGATCTCGGTCGACGAGCTCGAAACCGAACTCGCCGCCGGCGAAACGACCGCCCTCGACATCCGCGACATCCGCGAGGTCTGGATCGAGGGATCGATCCCCGACGCCGAACACGCTCCGCGCGGGATGCTCGAGTTCTGGGCCGATCCCGAGACCGAGTACTACAAGGAATTCTTCGACCCGGACCGGCGATACGTCCTCTACTGCAACGAGGCCGGCCGGTCGGCGCTCGCCGCCAAACGCCTCGCCGAGATGGGATACACTGATGTCACCCATCTAAAAGGGGGATTCACTGCATGGCAGGAGGCAGACGGCGAGATCGTCGACGTTCCGCAGAAAGACTACAAAGACCAGTGA
- a CDS encoding deoxyhypusine synthase, protein MTDDTDEGADVPPREEFHHDPIEHTTVQEGMTVGELVEEYGKAGIGAGALHEAVDITAAMFDDDVTTFVGLAGAMVPTGMRRIVADLIRDGHIDVLVTTGANLTHDAIEAIGGKHHHGREHGDGSLREHDETLRDEWVDRIYDVYLPQEHFTLLENHLRSEVFPEIEERVTIQRLTDELGRANAAVNDREDIDERAGIAAAAHEHDVPIYAPAIQDSVLGLQAWLYSQTTDFGLDALGDMSGLNDIAYEAESTGALVIGGGVPKNFVLQTMLVAPDAYDHAVQLTMDPEHAGGLSGATLEEARSWGKLEKAASNASVYADATITLPLLVAGARERISE, encoded by the coding sequence ATGACCGACGATACCGACGAGGGAGCGGACGTCCCCCCACGCGAGGAGTTCCACCACGATCCGATCGAACACACGACCGTCCAAGAAGGGATGACCGTCGGCGAACTCGTCGAGGAGTACGGGAAGGCAGGTATCGGCGCGGGCGCGCTCCACGAAGCGGTCGACATCACGGCGGCGATGTTCGATGACGACGTGACGACGTTCGTCGGTCTCGCGGGTGCGATGGTGCCGACGGGGATGCGCCGGATCGTCGCGGACCTGATCCGGGACGGCCATATCGACGTGCTCGTGACGACGGGCGCGAACCTGACCCACGACGCGATCGAAGCGATCGGCGGCAAGCATCACCACGGACGCGAACACGGTGACGGGTCGCTCCGCGAGCACGACGAGACCCTCCGCGACGAGTGGGTCGACCGAATCTACGACGTCTACCTTCCCCAGGAGCACTTCACGCTGCTCGAAAACCACCTCCGGAGCGAGGTTTTCCCCGAAATCGAAGAGCGGGTGACGATCCAGCGGCTGACCGACGAGCTGGGGCGGGCAAACGCGGCGGTGAACGACCGTGAGGACATCGATGAGAGAGCAGGGATCGCGGCGGCCGCGCACGAACACGACGTCCCGATCTACGCGCCCGCGATCCAGGACTCCGTACTGGGCCTTCAGGCGTGGCTGTACTCCCAGACCACCGACTTCGGGCTCGACGCGCTCGGTGACATGTCCGGGCTGAACGATATCGCCTACGAGGCCGAGAGCACTGGCGCGCTGGTGATCGGCGGGGGCGTCCCGAAGAACTTCGTCCTCCAGACGATGCTGGTCGCACCCGACGCCTACGACCACGCCGTCCAGCTGACGATGGATCCCGAGCACGCCGGCGGGCTCTCGGGCGCGACCTTGGAGGAAGCCCGGTCGTGGGGGAAGTTGGAGAAAGCAGCCAGCAACGCGAGCGTCTACGCCGACGCGACGATCACGCTGCCGCTCCTCGTGGCGGGAGCGCGCGAACGCATCAGCGAGTAA